The following proteins are encoded in a genomic region of Roseinatronobacter sp. S2:
- a CDS encoding terminase large subunit domain-containing protein, producing MSFSPDVRDFLSGITVALDPVQRFRSVIGEPDPWQERLLRTDPIQNETDKLVLTLVGRQSGKSTTCGCLAYDDFSKGKTVVLTAPSLRQSTELFRRILAFKHADPFCPPIVRQTQTELEAHPRHGGRIVVVPATDQARGMTADTILGDEACFITPDEALLAFFPMRKSTGRILLLSTPNGTRTGYFYETWESQADVRRIKAVSMETNRPERLEQIEFDRRTMPDMKFRREHLCEWVGSGESLLSWKVLEQSMNNTEEALCL from the coding sequence GTGAGCTTCTCCCCCGACGTTCGCGACTTTCTGAGCGGCATCACGGTCGCACTGGACCCTGTCCAGCGGTTTCGGTCGGTCATCGGGGAACCTGACCCGTGGCAAGAGCGCCTGCTGCGCACAGACCCTATCCAGAACGAGACGGACAAGCTCGTCCTGACCCTCGTCGGGCGGCAGTCGGGAAAGAGCACGACCTGCGGCTGCCTAGCCTATGATGATTTCTCAAAGGGCAAGACGGTCGTTCTGACCGCGCCGTCACTGCGCCAATCGACGGAGCTTTTCCGTCGCATCCTTGCCTTCAAGCACGCGGACCCGTTCTGTCCGCCCATCGTGCGCCAGACACAGACCGAACTGGAAGCACACCCGCGACATGGGGGCAGAATCGTCGTGGTCCCGGCTACGGATCAGGCGCGGGGTATGACGGCGGACACGATCCTCGGGGACGAGGCATGTTTCATCACCCCTGACGAGGCCCTGCTTGCATTCTTTCCGATGCGCAAGAGCACGGGGCGCATCCTGCTCCTGTCCACCCCGAACGGGACGCGAACAGGCTACTTCTATGAGACCTGGGAATCCCAGGCCGACGTGCGACGGATCAAGGCCGTCTCGATGGAAACGAACAGGCCCGAACGGCTGGAACAGATCGAGTTCGACCGCCGCACCATGCCTGACATGAAATTCCGCCGCGAGCACCTGTGCGAGTGGGTCGGTTCGGGCGAGTCGCTTCTGTCCTGGAAAGTCCTGGAGCAGAGCATGAACAACACGGAGGAAGCGCTGTGTCTGTGA